From one Thermatribacter velox genomic stretch:
- a CDS encoding TlpA family protein disulfide reductase, giving the protein MEKQSVSASGFERNWFAAILVIAGLVIGFSLLFSNTSLEKSFALPDTSGKLVFLENFAGKPIVVIFFSPRCGECVEEVPILKELYQQYHDKVNFIAVGIKYENEIRHFVKEHEIPFPVVIDTSLLVSKRFKVHWLPRIVIFDSNGKIIFEHESKLEKDAFEEAIQKAL; this is encoded by the coding sequence ATGGAAAAACAATCGGTTTCTGCAAGTGGGTTTGAACGTAACTGGTTCGCAGCAATTCTGGTAATCGCAGGCCTGGTTATAGGCTTTTCTCTCCTCTTCTCAAACACCAGCCTCGAAAAAAGTTTTGCTTTGCCTGATACTTCAGGAAAACTTGTATTCTTGGAAAACTTCGCTGGGAAACCCATAGTGGTTATTTTCTTTTCTCCTCGTTGTGGAGAATGCGTGGAAGAAGTCCCTATTTTGAAGGAACTCTACCAGCAATACCACGATAAGGTGAACTTCATAGCGGTGGGGATAAAATACGAAAACGAAATACGTCACTTTGTTAAAGAACATGAAATTCCTTTTCCGGTGGTAATTGATACTTCCCTGCTGGTAAGTAAGCGTTTTAAGGTGCATTGGTTACCGAGAATCGTTATTTTCGACAGTAATGGCAAAATAATTTTTGAGCACGAAAGCAAGCTTGAAAAAGATGCTTTTGAAGAAGCCATCCAAAAAGCGCTTTAA
- the malQ gene encoding 4-alpha-glucanotransferase — MNFREKVIALAKRLGVETDYLDSFGKRVEPPLETFLLFTKAMGFEIGSEKDIEEVENVLNQTSTREASVLLVKEGKVELPCQDSEEIILTSDDEKVIPLTCRNKFLEFPPDLPFGYYFLNLFCKNSPRSKKILVIHSPMKAFLPRQKHWGLHLGLYSVQSPNNQGIGDLADLARLQEAVIKFGASYLGLLPLHLMDKENPLQTSPYFPLDRFAFDPVYLPLSQPQETYPNQDFEVFRNAPLVDYQKIWKAKEKVFRANFKKLFSSPLFKEDMEKFIKLRGERFALSILYQSIAAKKGNNWRNWPREMQKPTLKLLEHFRATNEEEYMFHVFLQWLWNQHLEKLTLQNKVLAFDLPLGFAPQGAEEWVEQESMVSEFSVGAPPDPFSPQGQNWGFHPFNPHKMRENHYQHFISLLKFNMQYAKFLRFDHILSLKRLFWIPKGAEASEGLYVKYPTQELLSILTLESKRASTVIIGEDLGTIPPGFRELLQQHDILSTRVFYFETDDQGFPLAPRQYPVKSIFLLNTHDMPPLRGFIKGCDLKLRRKLKILGEEAFARSFLERKNFIAKMLKMLKNEGFLLESTSEKDFKEIFQALVVFAMHTPSVVKALSLEDLLEKVFQPNLPGTTIKQYPNWRKKHQIQWEKLQKKIAQIAFYWNEPNNQKL; from the coding sequence ATGAATTTTAGAGAAAAAGTAATTGCTTTAGCAAAACGTCTTGGCGTAGAAACTGACTATCTGGATTCTTTTGGAAAACGCGTAGAACCACCCTTGGAAACCTTTTTGCTCTTTACAAAAGCCATGGGCTTTGAAATCGGCTCTGAGAAAGACATCGAAGAAGTAGAAAACGTTCTGAATCAAACCTCTACAAGAGAAGCATCGGTGTTGCTGGTCAAAGAAGGCAAAGTGGAGCTGCCTTGCCAGGATTCTGAAGAAATAATACTCACCAGCGATGATGAAAAAGTAATTCCGCTCACCTGCAGGAATAAGTTCCTCGAGTTCCCACCTGACCTTCCTTTCGGATACTATTTTCTTAATCTGTTTTGTAAAAACAGTCCTCGAAGTAAAAAGATCCTGGTCATTCACAGCCCTATGAAAGCATTTCTCCCGCGACAAAAGCACTGGGGACTACACCTTGGTCTTTATAGTGTGCAGAGCCCTAATAATCAGGGTATTGGAGACCTTGCCGACCTTGCAAGGCTTCAAGAAGCTGTTATTAAGTTCGGCGCTTCATATTTGGGGCTTTTGCCTCTACACTTGATGGACAAAGAAAACCCTCTTCAAACCAGCCCTTACTTTCCCTTGGATCGCTTTGCTTTTGACCCTGTTTATCTCCCTTTAAGTCAGCCCCAAGAAACCTATCCAAATCAAGATTTCGAGGTATTTCGAAACGCTCCTTTGGTCGATTATCAAAAGATCTGGAAAGCGAAAGAAAAAGTTTTCAGAGCAAACTTCAAAAAATTGTTTTCCTCACCCCTTTTTAAAGAAGATATGGAAAAATTTATAAAACTGCGAGGGGAAAGATTTGCCTTAAGCATTCTATACCAATCCATTGCTGCAAAAAAAGGAAATAACTGGCGCAACTGGCCAAGAGAAATGCAAAAACCAACTCTGAAGCTCCTCGAGCACTTTCGGGCAACAAACGAAGAAGAGTATATGTTTCACGTATTCCTGCAGTGGCTATGGAACCAGCATCTTGAAAAGTTAACTTTGCAGAACAAAGTGCTCGCCTTTGACCTACCCCTCGGATTTGCTCCTCAGGGGGCGGAAGAATGGGTTGAACAGGAATCCATGGTTTCAGAATTCTCAGTAGGAGCGCCACCCGATCCTTTTTCTCCTCAGGGTCAGAACTGGGGATTTCATCCTTTCAATCCCCACAAAATGCGCGAAAACCATTATCAGCATTTTATATCTCTTTTGAAATTCAATATGCAATATGCAAAATTTCTACGTTTTGACCACATACTTTCCCTGAAAAGACTTTTCTGGATACCCAAAGGTGCAGAAGCCAGTGAAGGTCTTTATGTAAAATATCCCACGCAAGAGTTACTGAGTATTTTGACTCTGGAAAGCAAACGTGCCAGCACCGTGATTATTGGGGAAGATCTGGGAACTATTCCTCCAGGATTCAGAGAGCTTCTACAGCAACATGATATCTTATCGACACGGGTCTTCTATTTTGAAACCGATGACCAAGGATTTCCTCTTGCACCCAGGCAATATCCTGTAAAAAGCATTTTCCTGCTTAACACCCACGACATGCCTCCTCTGCGAGGATTCATTAAGGGCTGCGATTTAAAACTGCGCCGTAAGTTAAAAATACTTGGAGAGGAAGCTTTTGCAAGGAGCTTCTTGGAACGTAAAAACTTCATCGCTAAAATGTTAAAAATGCTCAAGAACGAAGGGTTTCTGCTTGAAAGCACTTCAGAAAAAGATTTTAAAGAAATTTTCCAGGCGCTTGTTGTGTTTGCAATGCATACCCCTTCTGTGGTGAAAGCGCTGAGCCTTGAAGACCTCCTGGAAAAAGTGTTTCAACCCAACCTTCCTGGAACTACCATAAAACAATATCCTAACTGGAGAAAAAAGCACCAAATCCAGTGGGAAAAGCTGCAAAAGAAAATTGCCCAAATAGCCTTTTACTGGAATGAACCTAATAACCAAAAGCTATAA
- a CDS encoding AEC family transporter, which produces MMIFIDAIQGILVIVVLVLLGYWLAYLKWFGEREFNLFSKLVINIALPCYMVYNFASDFELKGLLTAKQGVLVPFISILFAYFLAFGLGKIARVPEKRAGLFRVTFAMSNTIFVGLPLTQVLLGEEALPYVLLYYFGNTTLFWTLGVWGIISDATTERLPFWNIDLLKRVLNPPLIAFFIGVGAMFFELKLPEFALKSLKMVGGLTTPLALFCVGMNIRFMGFRRIIFDSNSALALLGRFLFTPLITWLVSIVLGIPELMKDVFVVVAAMPVMMQSSVVARFYEADFEYATSMVAYSTLLSIIIAPLMRIIIAYW; this is translated from the coding sequence ATGATGATTTTTATCGATGCTATTCAGGGGATTTTGGTCATTGTAGTTTTAGTTTTGTTGGGTTATTGGCTTGCCTACTTGAAGTGGTTTGGAGAAAGAGAGTTTAATCTTTTTAGTAAATTAGTCATAAACATTGCCCTTCCTTGCTATATGGTTTACAATTTCGCATCTGACTTTGAATTGAAAGGGCTTTTGACTGCAAAACAGGGTGTTTTAGTACCCTTTATAAGTATTCTATTTGCTTATTTTTTGGCCTTTGGGTTAGGTAAAATTGCGCGTGTTCCTGAGAAACGAGCTGGCTTGTTTCGAGTGACCTTTGCGATGTCCAACACCATTTTTGTGGGGCTTCCCCTGACTCAGGTTCTCCTTGGGGAGGAAGCCTTGCCGTATGTTCTTCTTTATTATTTTGGGAATACTACTTTGTTCTGGACGCTGGGTGTATGGGGTATTATTTCGGATGCTACTACAGAAAGACTTCCTTTCTGGAACATAGATCTCCTAAAGCGGGTTTTAAATCCTCCTCTCATTGCCTTTTTTATCGGTGTTGGAGCAATGTTTTTTGAACTAAAGCTTCCCGAATTCGCTCTAAAAAGCCTCAAAATGGTTGGCGGCTTGACCACCCCCCTTGCCCTTTTCTGTGTAGGGATGAATATCCGTTTTATGGGTTTTAGAAGGATTATTTTTGATTCAAACTCTGCACTGGCACTTCTGGGGCGTTTTCTGTTTACTCCACTCATTACCTGGTTGGTTTCGATTGTTCTTGGGATTCCCGAGCTAATGAAAGATGTTTTTGTGGTTGTTGCTGCGATGCCAGTCATGATGCAGTCTTCAGTTGTAGCCAGGTTTTACGAAGCCGACTTTGAATATGCAACCAGCATGGTGGCATATTCCACTTTGCTGAGTATAATTATCGCTCCCTTGATGCGTATCATCATTGCCTATTGGTGA
- a CDS encoding ArsR/SmtB family transcription factor → MKSNDCSTEKVSTEGEIEEIRSRLPDERKLQDLAAFYAAFSDPTRLKIVLALMERELCNFDIAKIIGATPSAVSHQLRLLRSMRLVRFRRKGRKVFYALDDQHVYSILELAILHFKEEKTGNG, encoded by the coding sequence ATGAAAAGCAATGATTGTTCAACGGAAAAAGTTTCCACTGAGGGGGAAATCGAAGAAATTAGATCTCGACTGCCGGACGAAAGAAAGCTCCAGGATCTGGCTGCGTTTTACGCGGCTTTTTCAGACCCAACTCGTTTAAAGATAGTTCTCGCCCTTATGGAAAGAGAGCTGTGTAATTTTGATATTGCAAAAATAATAGGTGCCACTCCGTCGGCGGTATCACATCAGTTGAGGCTTTTGCGTAGTATGCGTTTGGTAAGATTTCGTAGAAAGGGGCGCAAGGTTTTTTATGCCCTTGATGACCAGCATGTGTATTCTATTCTCGAGCTTGCCATTCTTCATTTTAAAGAGGAGAAGACTGGAAATGGGTGA
- a CDS encoding heavy metal translocating P-type ATPase, translated as MGAYFIAGYPVLYKAVRGLWRRQWFDENFLMSIATLGALYIGALTEAVGVMLFYSIGEYLQDLSVDRARSTVRSLLEAQPRFANVLKDGILRVVPPQEVEVGDLLLVRAGEAIPVDGIVLEGESLVDASPLTGEPKPVMVRPGVKVLAGFLNREGVLKIQATEKYKDTSISRIMELVERASERKARVERFITAFARIYTPSVVLLAVFLAVFPPLAGWGSFSLWFYKALILLVISCPCALVLSIPLSYFIGIGFAAKRGLLFKGSQSLDALAGIKNVVFDKTGTLTEGSFRVREIKEEPPFDREELLEYVIHLESFSNHPIARSIVEAYKPEAKYSVVQVQEIPGMGIRGVVGKRAVHVGNDDLLHKMGIRHRNEVCKLPGVVHVAVDEKYAGYIELGDALKHQAIDTVKELNKMGIQIYLLTGDSAEEAAKIAGELGIKHFYAGLLPEDKFRILREEVMAKGLTAFIGDGINDAPAIAQADVGIAIGNSSSHAAIETADVVIVDGNPWRVYEAIKIAKLVRRVTLENIVLVLGIKAIFMVLGIAGGTSIWEAVFADVGVALLSVLNTLKIWSLRKKLST; from the coding sequence TTGGGTGCTTATTTTATTGCGGGATATCCAGTGCTTTACAAGGCAGTTAGGGGGTTATGGAGGAGGCAATGGTTTGACGAAAACTTTCTGATGAGTATAGCTACTCTGGGGGCTCTTTATATAGGGGCTTTGACGGAAGCCGTGGGCGTTATGCTGTTTTACTCGATTGGTGAATACCTTCAGGATCTTTCAGTAGACCGTGCTCGCAGCACGGTGAGGTCTCTTCTGGAAGCTCAACCCAGATTTGCCAACGTTTTGAAAGATGGAATTTTGCGAGTGGTTCCCCCTCAGGAGGTGGAGGTTGGTGACCTCCTCTTGGTTAGAGCGGGTGAAGCAATTCCTGTGGATGGAATTGTTCTTGAGGGGGAATCTTTAGTTGATGCTTCTCCGCTCACCGGAGAGCCAAAACCGGTTATGGTGCGTCCGGGTGTAAAAGTGCTGGCTGGTTTCCTGAACAGAGAAGGAGTGCTGAAAATACAGGCTACAGAAAAGTATAAAGATACCTCAATCTCGCGCATTATGGAACTTGTTGAAAGGGCTTCAGAGCGCAAAGCAAGAGTTGAACGTTTCATTACTGCTTTTGCCAGAATCTATACTCCTTCTGTGGTATTGCTGGCAGTTTTTCTGGCTGTATTTCCGCCGCTTGCTGGGTGGGGGAGTTTTTCCCTCTGGTTTTATAAGGCACTGATACTTTTAGTTATTTCCTGTCCCTGTGCGTTAGTTTTAAGTATTCCGCTCAGTTATTTTATTGGTATTGGTTTTGCCGCCAAAAGAGGGTTGCTTTTTAAGGGTTCTCAGAGCTTGGATGCTCTGGCTGGAATAAAAAACGTAGTTTTTGATAAAACGGGAACGCTCACCGAGGGATCTTTTAGGGTAAGAGAGATTAAAGAGGAGCCCCCTTTTGATAGAGAGGAATTGCTTGAATATGTGATCCATCTAGAGTCTTTTTCAAATCATCCCATTGCACGTTCAATTGTAGAAGCGTATAAGCCTGAAGCTAAATATTCGGTCGTCCAGGTTCAGGAAATACCAGGAATGGGTATTCGGGGGGTAGTTGGAAAGCGAGCAGTACATGTAGGGAATGATGATTTACTGCATAAAATGGGTATAAGGCACCGCAATGAGGTTTGTAAACTTCCTGGAGTAGTACATGTAGCGGTTGATGAGAAATACGCAGGCTACATCGAGTTAGGCGATGCGTTGAAGCACCAGGCTATAGACACTGTTAAGGAGCTTAATAAAATGGGTATTCAAATCTATCTTTTGACTGGAGACTCTGCGGAAGAAGCTGCAAAAATTGCCGGCGAGTTGGGCATTAAGCACTTTTATGCTGGTTTGTTGCCTGAAGATAAGTTTAGGATTTTGCGTGAGGAAGTGATGGCAAAGGGTTTGACGGCTTTTATTGGAGATGGCATAAACGATGCTCCGGCAATAGCACAGGCTGATGTGGGTATAGCGATTGGTAATTCAAGCAGTCATGCAGCCATAGAAACAGCGGACGTAGTGATTGTTGATGGTAACCCCTGGCGAGTGTATGAGGCCATAAAGATTGCGAAATTGGTAAGGCGGGTAACGCTTGAGAATATTGTGCTTGTTTTGGGAATCAAAGCTATTTTTATGGTATTAGGTATCGCTGGTGGTACAAGCATCTGGGAAGCCGTTTTTGCTGATGTGGGAGTGGCTCTTCTTTCGGTTCTGAATACGCTGAAAATCTGGAGTTTGAGAAAGAAGCTTTCCACTTGA
- a CDS encoding endonuclease/exonuclease/phosphatase family protein, which translates to MNYNLKNFWLSFDGEPEIYFEEGASLSFKDLTRIADASFVINRFNPDVVGILESAGLAELIFLNERFLGNRYRCFSFRATDSRTAGIPLGFLVRKDWKVESMELLEPRTFSSRGVLKARISRGDDEITFFLVHFKSQVEDNAGDSARKRDAQGRRLLELVREELSQNPDAELVIFGDFNDVPGLSKQEKAAGVPDLIELLQRDFEVNGTKTRLYNVTLLHPDRDTSGKLWSEKSTDYPPALLDYFLLSQKTYSRFKRVDHIYPEEFSYVLEASDHLPCILDLK; encoded by the coding sequence ATGAACTACAATCTTAAGAATTTCTGGTTGTCCTTTGATGGTGAACCGGAAATATATTTTGAAGAAGGCGCTTCCCTTTCTTTTAAAGATTTAACAAGAATTGCCGATGCGTCCTTTGTGATAAACAGATTTAATCCAGATGTGGTGGGTATTTTAGAAAGTGCAGGACTTGCTGAACTTATTTTTTTAAACGAAAGATTCCTGGGAAATCGTTACCGGTGTTTCAGTTTTCGAGCTACGGATTCAAGAACTGCAGGTATACCCCTGGGTTTTCTGGTCAGGAAAGATTGGAAAGTGGAGTCCATGGAGCTTTTGGAGCCTCGTACTTTCAGCAGTAGGGGTGTTCTAAAAGCCAGAATATCGCGGGGAGATGACGAAATTACCTTTTTCCTGGTTCATTTTAAGTCTCAAGTTGAGGATAATGCCGGCGATTCTGCTCGGAAAAGGGACGCGCAGGGAAGAAGACTTCTTGAGCTTGTTCGAGAGGAACTTTCCCAAAATCCCGATGCTGAATTGGTGATTTTTGGTGATTTTAACGATGTTCCTGGTTTAAGCAAACAGGAAAAAGCAGCTGGTGTCCCAGACCTTATAGAGTTGCTTCAGCGTGATTTTGAAGTGAACGGAACTAAGACCAGGCTGTACAATGTTACTCTTTTGCATCCGGATAGGGACACCAGTGGTAAGCTCTGGAGTGAAAAGAGCACAGATTATCCTCCAGCTCTTCTGGATTATTTTTTGCTTAGCCAGAAAACGTATTCCAGGTTTAAAAGAGTTGACCATATTTATCCTGAGGAATTCTCCTATGTGCTTGAGGCTTCCGATCATTTGCCTTGTATACTTGATCTTAAATAG
- a CDS encoding DUF2284 domain-containing protein produces the protein MHKSLDFILREFLGDKVKKYRLIDPKEVVVGEWVRLKCQYGCDGYAQCLTCPPYAPEPEKTRRILECFSSAVLLWKPEDYQELRKICADLERTLFLEGYYKAFAMPSGPCELCGECSCEYPCRYPEKARPSMEACGIDVYATVSKFGFPIEVVRSRDCKANYYALCLIE, from the coding sequence ATGCATAAGTCTCTGGACTTCATTTTGAGAGAATTTCTCGGTGATAAGGTCAAAAAATATCGACTAATAGACCCCAAAGAAGTGGTTGTGGGAGAGTGGGTTAGATTGAAATGTCAGTATGGTTGTGATGGGTATGCCCAGTGTCTTACCTGTCCTCCTTATGCTCCCGAGCCTGAGAAGACGCGGCGAATTCTTGAGTGCTTCTCTTCAGCTGTGCTATTGTGGAAGCCGGAAGATTACCAAGAGTTGAGAAAAATTTGTGCAGATTTGGAGAGAACTCTATTCCTCGAAGGATACTACAAAGCTTTTGCCATGCCTTCAGGGCCTTGCGAGTTATGTGGTGAGTGCTCTTGTGAGTATCCCTGTCGTTACCCCGAAAAAGCTCGTCCTTCTATGGAAGCCTGTGGTATTGACGTTTATGCTACGGTTAGCAAATTTGGTTTCCCCATTGAAGTAGTACGTTCCAGAGACTGTAAAGCCAATTACTATGCACTTTGCCTTATCGAGTAA
- a CDS encoding N-acetyltransferase family protein has protein sequence MEIKEAKTRKEKQAFIKFPFLLYENNPLWVPPLLSEMRRIIQNAESPLFQSGPHAFYLALEGREVVGRIAVGIDEKFNHFRKKKEGYITLFECINSKEVANALFVVAEDWLKKRKVDAFIGPLSPTNGDDFRGLLIENFEDPPLIFTPFNPPWYVSFFEEYGFEKYHTFVAYRYDLERMPFDSCQRAIEYAKSKFNFKVRPINYAEFDREVRAIQSILAQSLISLEYDYLVPPAVEELSRMAKEFKKFIPPNFAQIAWAGEEPVGFAVAIPDYNQVLKKMKGKLLPLGWLTFLLGRHQINRGRAFLLFVIPQYQGKGVPAALLWEIFKEVRKRGYVFAEGSSINAKNVKMCREAESLGGVPYKKFALYRKRLKE, from the coding sequence GTGGAAATAAAAGAAGCAAAAACCAGAAAGGAGAAGCAGGCATTTATTAAATTTCCCTTCCTGCTTTATGAGAACAATCCACTGTGGGTTCCCCCTCTTTTAAGTGAAATGAGAAGGATAATTCAAAACGCAGAGAGTCCTCTTTTTCAAAGTGGCCCACATGCTTTCTACCTCGCTTTGGAAGGCAGGGAGGTTGTGGGAAGAATTGCAGTGGGCATTGACGAGAAATTCAATCATTTCAGGAAGAAAAAAGAAGGTTATATCACCCTTTTTGAGTGCATCAATAGTAAAGAGGTAGCCAATGCGCTTTTTGTCGTTGCTGAGGATTGGCTCAAAAAACGCAAAGTGGATGCTTTTATAGGTCCGCTCTCACCTACCAACGGTGATGATTTCAGGGGTTTGCTCATCGAGAATTTTGAGGATCCTCCCCTCATTTTCACTCCCTTTAATCCTCCCTGGTATGTGAGTTTTTTCGAGGAATACGGTTTTGAAAAGTATCATACCTTTGTAGCTTATCGTTATGACCTTGAGCGAATGCCCTTTGATAGTTGCCAGCGTGCTATAGAGTATGCTAAAAGCAAATTTAATTTCAAGGTCAGGCCCATTAATTATGCCGAGTTTGATAGAGAAGTTAGAGCCATTCAAAGCATTTTGGCACAATCCCTTATTTCCCTTGAATATGATTATCTTGTTCCGCCTGCCGTAGAGGAGCTCAGCCGTATGGCAAAAGAATTCAAGAAGTTTATTCCTCCCAATTTTGCTCAAATTGCCTGGGCTGGGGAAGAGCCAGTGGGCTTTGCAGTGGCTATCCCTGATTACAACCAGGTTCTCAAGAAAATGAAAGGGAAACTTCTTCCTCTGGGTTGGTTAACTTTTCTCCTGGGTAGACACCAAATTAATCGGGGTAGGGCTTTTCTCCTCTTTGTAATCCCGCAATACCAGGGGAAAGGTGTTCCTGCGGCACTTTTATGGGAGATTTTTAAAGAAGTACGCAAAAGAGGTTATGTATTTGCTGAAGGTTCTTCCATAAATGCTAAAAATGTGAAAATGTGCAGAGAAGCAGAATCTCTGGGGGGCGTTCCTTATAAAAAATTTGCTCTTTACAGAAAGAGGTTAAAGGAATGA
- a CDS encoding amidohydrolase family protein, with the protein MFFVEGDIEHQIWEALIEFPKVDAHEHLLPQQTFRQNPDVLLSILQESYLPWICFGVRDLKKFNWNKSLLVETMRKIPASAFLKYLQHAFEFIYDFSGDLCREEDWQALREIVRQAYDRKDLVAEWLEERFHIKRVILDRYWVVNDYNLERKLFVPVLRIDPYFYGFSALARDHDDQSPYTEKEQKGKEIVTFEDYLKLIDKRMEEGIKQGVVALKCAIAYDRGLDFPCVSLERARVAFEREDGQESPEEILDFQNFVFHYFLQKAVDYDLPVQIHTGPGKYFRGAPFRLAPLFERYSSLKVSLLHGGFPWVGEPGAMAYFYPNLYLDLTWLPILSPTFSDLALTQWLEVTGGTRIMVGGDSWNVEGVVGAFLFSLASIARVLGRMVTRRYISKNQAYEIGKRILWDNPLEFFGARVRA; encoded by the coding sequence ATGTTCTTTGTTGAAGGTGATATTGAACACCAAATATGGGAAGCATTAATTGAATTTCCCAAGGTTGACGCACATGAGCATCTTCTACCCCAGCAAACCTTTCGGCAGAACCCGGACGTTCTTTTGAGCATACTTCAAGAAAGTTACCTTCCCTGGATATGCTTTGGAGTTCGGGATCTTAAAAAATTCAACTGGAATAAATCTTTACTCGTTGAAACAATGCGGAAAATTCCTGCCAGCGCTTTTTTGAAGTATCTTCAACATGCCTTTGAGTTTATATATGACTTTTCTGGAGATCTCTGCAGGGAAGAGGATTGGCAGGCTCTTCGGGAAATCGTCCGTCAAGCTTATGACAGAAAGGACCTGGTCGCCGAGTGGCTTGAGGAGAGATTTCACATTAAAAGGGTGATTCTTGACCGCTACTGGGTAGTGAATGACTATAACCTTGAACGAAAGCTGTTTGTACCGGTTCTGCGCATCGATCCCTATTTTTACGGTTTTTCCGCATTAGCTCGGGATCATGATGACCAGAGTCCTTATACCGAAAAAGAACAAAAGGGAAAAGAAATTGTCACTTTCGAGGACTATTTGAAACTTATTGATAAACGGATGGAGGAGGGCATAAAGCAGGGTGTAGTAGCCCTTAAGTGTGCCATTGCTTATGATCGGGGTCTTGATTTTCCGTGTGTTTCTCTGGAACGAGCTCGGGTAGCTTTTGAGAGAGAAGATGGTCAGGAATCGCCTGAAGAAATTCTTGACTTCCAGAACTTTGTTTTTCATTATTTTCTGCAAAAAGCTGTAGACTATGACTTGCCAGTACAAATTCATACTGGACCGGGGAAGTATTTCCGGGGAGCACCTTTTCGTCTTGCCCCACTCTTTGAACGCTATTCATCGCTTAAGGTTTCCCTTCTTCATGGAGGATTCCCATGGGTGGGGGAACCAGGTGCCATGGCTTACTTTTACCCCAATCTCTATCTTGATTTGACCTGGTTGCCAATTCTTTCGCCAACTTTTTCTGATTTGGCTCTCACTCAGTGGCTTGAAGTTACGGGGGGTACGCGCATCATGGTGGGTGGTGATTCCTGGAACGTAGAGGGAGTGGTGGGAGCTTTTCTTTTCAGCCTGGCGTCAATTGCCCGAGTCCTTGGAAGGATGGTTACCAGGAGATATATTTCAAAGAACCAGGCCTATGAAATAGGAAAAAGGATTCTCTGGGATAACCCCCTGGAATTCTTTGGGGCAAGAGTGAGAGCATAA
- a CDS encoding radical SAM protein, giving the protein MDLDGKVRLLADSARFDLCGSCFGQPSRKSNPQGGWIYPVSLPDGRVVKVLKILLSNDCVHDCFYCANRAGSPFRRTSLKAEELVALFLRLWQKGLVKGLFLSSAVSRDPTWTMNEMLKTVEMLRKKFHFRGYIHLKILPEATRDYIEEAVRLATRVSVNLEAPSPHYLSAIAPQKSFSRIMGLFSLLSDLRRKGLCAPAGITTQFVVGGSTEKDREILGTAFLLYRKFCLARVYYSAFQPVWGTPFSGRPAVSSWREVRLYQVDYLLRRYQFSLDEIYFSEDGNLPLDQDPKTLWALRHPEFFPVEVNKASLGDLLKVPGIGPLSARRIVEARKKGKIADISSLKKMGIRVKKALPFLLIDGKKPCDSGRKQLFLFC; this is encoded by the coding sequence TTGGATCTGGATGGCAAAGTCAGGTTGCTTGCAGATAGCGCACGCTTTGATCTTTGTGGCTCTTGCTTTGGACAGCCTTCACGAAAGAGCAATCCACAGGGAGGGTGGATTTATCCGGTATCTCTCCCTGATGGAAGGGTAGTTAAAGTTCTCAAAATTTTACTTTCCAATGATTGTGTGCATGATTGTTTTTATTGTGCAAATCGTGCTGGTTCGCCATTTCGCAGGACTTCGTTGAAAGCAGAAGAGCTGGTTGCGTTGTTTCTCCGTTTGTGGCAGAAAGGTCTGGTTAAGGGCCTTTTCCTCAGTTCTGCGGTTTCCCGGGACCCCACCTGGACGATGAACGAAATGTTGAAAACTGTCGAGATGCTCCGTAAAAAGTTTCATTTCAGGGGCTATATTCACTTAAAAATTTTGCCTGAAGCCACGCGAGATTACATAGAGGAAGCGGTGCGTCTTGCTACTCGCGTGTCAGTGAACCTTGAGGCTCCCAGTCCTCATTACTTGTCTGCAATAGCTCCTCAGAAGAGTTTTTCCAGGATTATGGGCCTTTTTTCACTGCTTTCTGATTTGCGAAGAAAGGGCTTGTGTGCTCCAGCTGGGATTACCACACAGTTTGTAGTCGGAGGAAGCACAGAAAAAGATAGAGAGATTTTGGGCACGGCTTTTTTGCTCTATAGAAAATTCTGCCTGGCCAGAGTTTATTACAGTGCGTTTCAACCTGTTTGGGGGACTCCTTTCTCCGGCAGACCAGCAGTTAGCTCCTGGCGAGAAGTGCGCCTGTATCAAGTAGATTATCTTTTGCGAAGATATCAGTTTTCTCTGGATGAAATTTACTTTTCTGAAGACGGCAATCTTCCCCTGGATCAGGACCCCAAAACTCTCTGGGCTTTAAGGCATCCAGAGTTTTTCCCGGTTGAGGTTAACAAAGCTTCTCTTGGTGATTTACTGAAGGTGCCTGGCATAGGTCCGCTTTCTGCAAGGCGAATTGTCGAAGCCAGAAAAAAAGGGAAAATTGCGGATATTTCCTCTTTAAAAAAAATGGGAATCCGTGTTAAAAAAGCTTTGCCGTTTTTATTGATTGATGGTAAAAAGCCTTGTGATTCTGGGAGGAAGCAGCTATTTCTTTTTTGTTAA